In one Musa acuminata AAA Group cultivar baxijiao chromosome BXJ2-5, Cavendish_Baxijiao_AAA, whole genome shotgun sequence genomic region, the following are encoded:
- the LOC135613002 gene encoding uncharacterized protein LOC135613002: protein MGVLGEGSRWCFCSGGGRSERVKGGIFCSKGPALAAIYAAGGGSGGGVGTGFLIHRNLLLTTHANLPSAAATEAAEIRLCHDRLPARLAPQRFFITSSVLDLTIVGLDILDSDSPSEVQQPRYLKTCFNPNIDLGNVVYLLGHTDKKELAVGEGKVVIATDNLIKLFIDGVAWCPGSAGFDVHGNLAFMVCDPMKLASSPTGRSASSSSSLSWKKDTSMQFGIPIPVICDWLHQHWEGSLDEVSKPKLSKIRSMPTGQKSGNSCASFTLRRVFKAFEEVNDNILSSSPVNRRSKFQLGSSCSANSNAMFSHDENMAIDLSCTHEQGIPTPEIFESPKLISGPLQKKQYAPIQLLDINFPPRAPRSIILPPPLKQVLSDEDNVRGSEPGNVLREYDLSPKDVPQASREGKYKLPPIGTWQEDRCSVQSSSSPLEISELQHEGNEFGSEEDTMYSAETMESRNIPTPKETNLQQVGRSQSCVNYSRWTSTRRMPTAQRSASQKQRALTPACKTQSQTSALPQRSHDFHSSTVSSNMKRNSLENPRRPRRSTVQKPQRWMF, encoded by the exons ATGGGGGTCTTGGGAGAAGGGTCGAGGTGGTGCTTCTGCTCGGGCGGAGGGAGGTCGGAGAGGGTGAAAGGTGGCATCTTTTGCTCCAAAGGTCCCGCCTTGGCCGCCATCTACGCCGCCGGGGGTGGGAGTGGCGGCGGCGTGGGGACTGGGTTCCTTATTCATCGTAACCTCCTTCTGACGACCCATGCCAACCTCCCTTCCGCCGCCGCCACAGAGGCCGCCGAGATCCGCCTCTGCCATGACCGCTTACCTGCCCGCCTTGCCCCCCAGAG ATTTTTCATAACCAGTTCTGTTCTCGATCTTACTATAGTGGGGCTTGATATTCTGGATAGTGACTCACcctcagaggtgcagcagcctcgTTACTTGAAGACCTGCTTCAATCCAAATATAGATCTGGGTAATGTGGTTTATCTTTTAGGGCACACAGACAAAAAGGAGCTGGCCGTCGGTGAGGGAAAAGTAGTGATAGCCACTGACAACCTCATAAAACTGTTCATAGATGGGGTGGCATGGTGCCCTGGATCCGCTGGTTTTGATGTTCATGGAAACTTAGCTTTTATGGTATGTGATCCCATGAAACTTGCCTCGTCACCCACCGGAAGATCTGCATCCTCTTCGTCATCTCTATCATGGAAGAAAGATACTTCTATGCAGTTTGGGATCCCAATTCCAGTCATTTGTGATTGGTTACATCAGCACTGGGAAGGGAGCTTGGATGAGGTTAGCAAACCCAAGTTGTCTAAGATTCGATCAATGCCCACAGGACAGAAGAGTGGGAATTCTTGTGCTTCTTTCACCCTTCGCCGCGTCTTCAAGGCATTTGAGGAGGTGAATGATAATATCTTGTCATCCTCACCTGTCAATCGAAGATCAAAGTTTCAGCTTGGATCAAGCTGTTCAGCAAATTCAAATGCAATGTTCTCCCACGACGAAAACATGGCTATTGATTTAAGCTGTACCCATGAACAGGGGATTCCAACTCCGGAGATTTTTGAATCACCAAAACTCATTTCTGGGCCACTTCAGAAGAAGCAATATGCTCCAATCCAGCTCTTGGACATTAATTTCCCTCCGAGGGCTCCGAGATCTATCATTCTGCCACCGCCGCTTAAACAAGTACTCTCTGATGAAGATAATGTTCGAGGGTCTGAGCCTGGAAATGTGTTGAGAGAATATGACTTGTCACCAAAGGATGTACCACAAGCCAGTCGTGAAGGGAAATATAAGCTTCCCCCAATCGGCACTTGGCAAGAGGATCGCTGCAGTGTGCAGTCCAGTTCATCTCCATTggagatatcagagttgcagcatGAAGGCAATGAATTTGGTAGTGAAGAGGATACCATGTACTCTGCTGAAACCATGGAAAGCAGAAACATCCCAACCCCCAAAGAAACCAACCTCCAACAAGTAGGTAGGAGCCAGAGTTGTGTGAACTACAGCAGATGGACTTCCACTCGGAGGATGCCGACGGCACAGAGATCAGCCTCGCAGAAGCAGCGTGCCTTAACGCCTGCATGTAAAACACAATCACAGACCTCAGCATTGCCCCAAAGGAGCCATGATTTCCACAGTTCAACAGTCTCATCAAACATGAAGCGGAATAGCTTAGAGAATCCAAGGAGACCCCGTCGAAGCACGGTGCAAAAGCCTCAAAGATGGATGTTCTGA
- the LOC103986533 gene encoding UDP-glucuronate 4-epimerase 4-like, translating to MHKVFLLRVRPQTPKPPSPSSIRHQEGRRGHRPTLHCNHIYGISVSLTVYGPWDRPDMAYFSFTESIPSEKPITLFRMPDGTAVQRDFTYIDDVVVKGCLCALNTAEKRGPAQLRI from the coding sequence ATGCATAAAGTCTTCCTCCTCCGTGTACGGCCTCAAACACCGAAGCCCCCTTCTCCGAGCTCCATCCGCCACCAAGAAGGCCGGAGAGGCCATAGGCCCACGCTTCACTGCAACCACATCTACGGCATCTCCGTCTCCCTCACCGTCTACGGCCCCTGGGACCGCCCCGACATGGCATACTTCTCCTTCACCGAGAGCATCCCCTCCGAGAAGCCCATCACCCTCTTCCGCATGCCCGACGGCACCGCCGTGCAACGAGATTTCACCTACATCGACGATGTCGTCGTCAAGGGTTGCCTCTGCGCCCTCAACACCGCCGAGAAGCGAGGCCCTGCACAGCTGAGAATATAA
- the LOC103986440 gene encoding uncharacterized protein LOC103986440 yields the protein MSRCFPFPPPGYEKKVKNEARSGHIDSPAKENHKEKHKKEKRHKDKKEGEKRKDKDQSKDRHREKKDRKEKHKDKKKEKNKDNGGNRISEDGNEKQTQFDNKDRLEVSWKTEEVKPCKFADELDYWIKNEEKVATTRMLGDFGSSIQRSSDVSGAESAMVMERVASNKNIAGSMDSSSRRINGIERQTDNFTSSIRSHSEVFGFANAVQKEKNLKNKLISNVSHLGQRGNDGRLQAVDNSRVPIQQRSDGPHTSTAVEKENCKHNKVVAIPSSKVQRLFNGMNRSKENLSLLAHGKIDGICLVKTIENRGEIKNVVTSHIFIEQREEDGIGRSMKDADKRIKGNEKNKDREAYGGKEKRHKDKDRDKKKKKKKKKDKNKLDDKEKEQARNGEKGGQTHKERDEIKNNIGKKDQIDSPNLEPVASQRDNKKSDNTRENRKRKELEMNGFSHENDSQPNKFQRTTPSPHLVENGRTVDLSDVACSFIKPEAINNIEVRKLPLDIKEHTVNGTRVAHSSPDGSRHPAVVVNAKVQVSVKAPHPDSKYLSEIYSVPKIYDVPEYDDQEWLLGSCHFQSTQKSKLSADETPQVWAEAVTLGSEDVLALPYVIPF from the exons ATGTCTCGCTGCTTCCCTTTTCCACCACCGGGATATGAAAAGAAGGTGAAGAATGAGGCAAGGAGCGGCCATATAGATTCACCGGCAAAG GAGAATCACAAAGAGAagcataaaaaggagaagaggcacAAAGATAAAAAAGAAGGTGAAAAAAGGAAGGACAAAGACCAAAGTAAAGATAGGCACAGAGAGAAGAAGGATAGAAAAGAAAAGCACAAGgacaagaaaaaggagaagaataaGGACAATGGTGGAAACAGGATATCTGAAGATGGGAATGAGAAACAGACTCAGTTTGACAACAAAGACAGGCTTGAGGTCAGCTGGAAAACTGAAGAAGTTAAACCTTGTAAATTTGCTGACGAGTTGGACTATTGGATCAAAAATGAAGAAAAGGTCGCAACAACGAGAATGCTTGGTGATTTTGGTAGTTCGATCCAAAGAAGCTCTGATGTCTCAGGTGCTGAATCTGCAATGGTTATGGAAAGAGTTGCAAGCAATAAAAACATTGCTGGTTCCATGGATTCTTCTTCCAGGAGAATTAATGGGATAGAAAGGCAAACAGACAACTTCACCAGTTCAATTCGAAGTCATTCTGAGGTCTTTGGATTTGCAAATGCAgtgcaaaaggaaaaaaatttaaagaacaaGTTGATCTCAAATGTCAGTCATCTTGGGCAAAGAGGAAATGATGGTAGGTTACAAGCAGTAGATAACTCTAGGGTTCCCATCCAACAAAGATCTGATGGTCCACACACTTCAACTGCAGTGGAAAAGGAGAACTGTAAACATAACAAAGTTGTCGCAATTCCCAGCAGCAAAGTGCAAAGATTATTTAATGGAATGAACCGATCAAAAGAAAACCTCTCCCTTCTGGCACATGGAAAGATAGATGGCATTTGCCTTGTGAAGACAATAGAGAACAGGGGAGAGATAAAGAATGTTGTTACAAGCCACATTTTCATAGAGCAGAGAGAAGAGGATGGGATTGGCAGATCAATGAAGGATGCAGACAAAAGGATCAAGGGGAATGAGAAGAACAAGGACAGGGAAGCTTATGGTGGAAAAGAAAAGAGACACAAGGACAAAGATcgggataagaagaagaagaaaaagaagaaaaaggacaaGAACAAACTTGATGACAAAGAAAAAGAGCAGGCAAGAAATGGAGAGAAAGGTGGGCAAACACATAAAGAACGTGATGAAATAAAGAACAACATAGGTAAAAAGGATCAGATAGATAGTCCGAATCTAGAGCCAGTGGCTTCTCAGAGGGACAACAAAAAGAGTGACAATACTCGTGAAAATAGGAAGAGAAAGGAACTTGAGATGAATGGTTTTTCAcatg AGAATGATTCACAGCCAAACAAGTTCCAAAGAACAACTCCTTCCCCCCACCTTGTAGAAAATGGGAGAACAGTGGACTTATCCGATGTTGCTTGTTCCTTCATAAAGCCCGAGGCCATAAACAACATCGAGGTAAGAAAGCTCCCTTTAGATATCAAGGAACACACTGTAAATGGCACAAGAGTAGCTCATTCATCTCCAGATGGCTCAAGGCATCCTGCTGTTGTAGTCAATGCAAAGGTCCAAGTTTCTGTGAAGGCTCCTCACCCGGATTCCAAGTATCTTAGTGAAATATACTCTGTTCCCAAAATATATGATGTACCCGAGTATGATGATCAAGAGTGGCTATTGGGCAGCTGCCACTTCCAGTCAACCCAAAAGTCAAAGCTCTCGGCCGATGAGACTCCCCAAGTGTGGGCCGAGGCAGTGACACTCGGGTCAGAGGATGTTCTTGCATTGCCCTATGTCATTCCATTCTGA
- the LOC103986439 gene encoding cysteine proteinase inhibitor 4-like, protein MASLDRCLLLLVLLFFGLIVSTSSAYSGRMVGARTEVQDVETNKEVQDLGLFSVDEYNRRLALRGAGLLTFSRVAAAQRQVVSGIKYYLQVVAAVEGTGEEGQQHRTFDAVVIVKPWLSSRSLVSFAPRRPALNSQDNGGDAHLNVR, encoded by the coding sequence ATGGCTTCTCTCGATCGCTGtcttctcctcctcgtcctcctcttctTCGGCCTCAtcgtctccacctcctcggcctacAGCGGGCGCATGGTCGGGGCCCGGACGGAGGTGCAGGACGTGGAGACCAACAAGGAGGTGCAGGACCTCGGCCTCTTCTCCGTCGACGAGTACAACCGCCGCCTCGCCCTCCGCGGCGCCGGCCTCCTCACCTTCTCCCGCGTGGCGGCCGCGCAGCGGCAGGTGGTGTCCGGGATCAAGTACTACCTCCAGGTGGTGGCCGCCGTGGAAGGTACCGGCGAGGAGGGACAGCAGCACCGAACCTTCGACGCCGTGGTCATCGTCAAGCCCTGGCTCAGCTCCCGGTCGCTCGTCTCCTTCGCCCCCCGTCGCCCGGCCCTCAACAGCCAAGATAACGGCGGCGACGCCCACCTTAATGTCCGATAG
- the LOC135613004 gene encoding HMG-Y-related protein A-like, giving the protein MVVASATPPPATAGRQRQHPPYKEMIVRAIKSLKEKRGSSARAIGKFIRDTYSDLPGRHAALLKLHLRRLRSQGGLRMVKKSYKISASGPESPAAGEKRKRGRPPKTAEAAAVDGKRKRGRPPKVNAAAPASGSGATVSTPKRRPGRPPKGGAAASPAVQKRKPGRPSKASLASAQSGETRKRGRPPKASVAAAQSGGTRKRGRPPKAATKDASSALKRKPGRPPGSAASTPKPGGTPQKRRGRPKKPQPLDQQQGVPSQNNVARGTETVTPTEKRRGRPPKKKVS; this is encoded by the exons ATGGTAGTCGCCTCCGCCACTCCTCCGCCGGCCACCGCCGGCCGCCAACGGCAACACCCTCCATACAAAGAG ATGATAGTGAGAGCCATCAAGTCGCTGAAGGAGAAGCGCGGATCGAGCGCCAGAGCCATCGGCAAGTTCATCCGTGACACCTACTCTGACCTCCCTGGAAGGCATGCCGCCCTTCTCAAGCTCCACCTCCGCCGCCTCAGGAGCCAGGGCGGCCTCCGCATGGTCAAGAAGTCCTACAAGATCTCTGCCTCCGGCCCCGAGTCCCCTGCAGCTGGCGAGAAGCGGAAACGGGGTCGCCCTCCCAAAACCGCCGAAGCGGCGGCGGTGGATGGTAAGCGGAAGCGCGGTCGGCCCCCTAAAGTCAATGCGGCAGCTCCTGCGTCGGGTTCTGGTGCCACGGTGTCGACCCCGAAACGGAGGCCCGGCCGCCCTCCCAAAGGCGGAGCGGCGGCTTCCCCAGCTGTTCAGAAGCGGAAGCCAGGTCGGCCATCAAAAGCATCTTTGGCGTCAGCTCAATCCGGCGAAACGCGGAAGCGGGGTCGGCCGCCGAAAGCATCGGTGGCCGCAGCCCAATCGGGTGGAACGCGGAAGCGTGGTCGGCCACCCAAAGCGGCCACAAAAGATGCTTCGTCTGCCCTAAAGCGGAAGCCCGGTCGCCCACCGGGAAGCGCGGCTTCCACACCGAAACCGGGTGGGACGCCCCAAAAGAGACGCGGCCGCCCCAAGAAGCCGCAGCCGCTCGATCAGCAGCAGGGCGTGCCATCGCAGAATAATGTGGCAAGGGGGACGGAGACGGTGACGCCTACCGAGAAGCGGCGTGGGAGGCCTCCCAAGAAGAAGGTTTCGTGA